Proteins encoded within one genomic window of Micromonospora halotolerans:
- a CDS encoding response regulator transcription factor — MIRVLLADDEELIRLALAALLDLEPDLEVVAHAADGRAALAAALAHRPDVAVLDLEMPPPGGVQVAAELARVLPGCATVILTGHGRPAHLRPALAAGARGFLAKGAPGGALADVIRRVHAGARYVDPALAADALTLPECPLTPRELETLRLAELGTPVAVIARRTHLAAGTVRNHLSACVQKLGAADRAEAVRRAREAGWL; from the coding sequence ATGATCCGGGTGCTGCTGGCCGACGACGAGGAGTTGATCCGCCTCGCCCTCGCGGCCCTGCTCGACCTGGAGCCCGACCTGGAGGTGGTGGCGCACGCCGCCGACGGGCGGGCCGCCCTGGCCGCCGCGCTGGCCCACCGGCCCGACGTCGCCGTGCTGGACCTGGAGATGCCGCCGCCCGGCGGGGTCCAGGTCGCCGCCGAGCTGGCCCGCGTGCTGCCCGGCTGCGCCACGGTGATCCTCACCGGGCACGGCCGGCCCGCCCACCTCCGGCCGGCACTGGCGGCGGGCGCCCGCGGGTTCCTCGCGAAGGGCGCGCCCGGGGGTGCCCTGGCCGACGTGATCCGCCGGGTGCACGCCGGCGCCCGGTACGTCGATCCGGCCCTCGCCGCCGACGCGCTGACCCTGCCGGAATGCCCGCTCACCCCGCGGGAGCTGGAGACGCTGCGCCTGGCCGAGCTGGGCACCCCGGTGGCGGTGATCGCCCGGCGGACCCACCTGGCGGCCGGGACGGTCCGCAACCACCTCTCCGCGTGCGTGCAGAAGCTCGGCGCCGCCGACCGGGCCGAGGCGGTCCGGCGGGCCCGCGAGGCGGGCTGGCTCTGA
- a CDS encoding DEAD/DEAH box helicase, with protein sequence MSSAPTPTDPAQPAEDEAAAFADLGLRTELLNALAVLGYEEPTPIQREAIPPLLAGQDLLGQAATGTGKTAAFALPLLQRMPDDRPGGDPVSLVLVPTRELAVQVSEAFHRYGKDLGARVLPIYGGQPIGRQLRALDAGVDVVVATPGRALDHIARGTLRLGALATVVLDEADEMLDMGFAEDIEAILEHAPAGRQTVLFSATMPARIDGLARQHLTDPVRIQIERERTVAGEAPRVRQSAYIVARAHKPAALGRVLDVESPTAAIVFCRSREEVDRLTETMNGRGYRAEALHGGMSQEQRDRVMGRLRSGTADLLVATDVAARGLDVEQLTHVVNYDVPSAPESYVHRIGRVGRAGREGVAITLAEPREHRMLKTIERVTGQRIAVDKIPTVADLRTRRLELTQAALRESLLEDDLEPFRAIVESLTDEFDLMEVALSAVRLAHEATLPGTADEEEEIPQVAVRPQREPRPGYDGRDRRGGGGRPRSGGTTQVFIGLGRRAGVRPQDLVGAITGETGISGRDIGSIEIADRFSLVEVPHGVADEVIQGLRGSTIKGRKATVRRDRDRDGDGGGGDRRFDGDRRERRDRR encoded by the coding sequence ATGAGTTCCGCACCAACCCCGACCGATCCCGCCCAACCCGCCGAGGACGAGGCCGCCGCCTTCGCGGACCTCGGGCTGCGCACCGAGCTGCTGAACGCGCTCGCCGTCCTCGGCTACGAGGAGCCGACCCCCATCCAGCGGGAGGCGATCCCGCCGCTGCTCGCCGGCCAGGACCTGCTGGGGCAGGCCGCGACCGGCACCGGCAAGACCGCCGCGTTCGCCCTGCCGCTGCTGCAGCGCATGCCCGACGACCGTCCCGGCGGGGACCCGGTGTCCCTGGTGCTGGTGCCGACCCGGGAGCTGGCCGTGCAGGTCTCCGAGGCCTTCCACCGCTACGGCAAGGACCTGGGCGCGCGGGTGCTGCCGATCTACGGCGGCCAGCCGATCGGCCGCCAGCTGCGCGCCCTCGACGCCGGCGTGGACGTCGTGGTGGCGACGCCGGGCCGGGCGCTGGACCACATCGCCCGGGGCACCCTGCGGCTGGGTGCGCTGGCCACGGTCGTGCTGGACGAGGCCGACGAGATGCTCGACATGGGCTTCGCCGAGGACATCGAGGCGATCCTGGAGCACGCCCCGGCCGGCCGGCAGACCGTGCTCTTCTCCGCCACCATGCCGGCCCGGATCGACGGGCTGGCCCGCCAGCACCTGACCGACCCGGTGCGCATCCAGATCGAGCGCGAGCGGACGGTCGCCGGTGAGGCGCCGCGGGTGCGACAGAGCGCGTACATCGTCGCGCGGGCGCACAAGCCGGCGGCCCTGGGCCGGGTGCTGGACGTGGAGTCGCCCACCGCGGCCATCGTGTTCTGCCGCAGCCGGGAGGAGGTGGACCGGCTCACCGAGACGATGAACGGCCGCGGCTACCGGGCCGAGGCGCTGCACGGCGGGATGAGCCAGGAGCAGCGCGACCGGGTGATGGGCCGGCTGCGGTCGGGCACCGCCGACCTGCTGGTCGCCACCGACGTGGCGGCGCGCGGGCTGGACGTGGAGCAGCTCACCCACGTGGTCAACTACGACGTCCCGTCGGCGCCGGAGTCGTACGTGCACCGGATCGGCCGGGTGGGCCGGGCCGGCCGGGAGGGCGTGGCCATCACCCTGGCCGAGCCGCGCGAGCACCGGATGCTCAAGACCATCGAGCGGGTCACCGGTCAGCGGATCGCGGTCGACAAGATCCCCACGGTGGCCGACCTGCGCACCCGGCGGCTGGAGCTGACCCAGGCGGCGCTGCGGGAGTCGCTGCTGGAGGACGACCTGGAGCCGTTCCGGGCGATCGTCGAGTCGCTGACCGACGAGTTCGACCTCATGGAGGTCGCGCTGTCCGCGGTGCGGCTGGCCCACGAGGCCACCCTGCCCGGCACGGCCGACGAGGAGGAGGAGATCCCGCAGGTCGCGGTCCGCCCCCAGCGGGAGCCCCGGCCCGGGTACGACGGCCGGGACCGGCGCGGTGGCGGCGGGCGCCCCCGCTCGGGCGGCACCACCCAGGTCTTCATCGGCCTGGGCCGGCGCGCCGGGGTACGCCCGCAGGACCTGGTCGGGGCGATCACCGGCGAGACCGGGATCAGCGGCCGGGACATCGGCTCGATCGAGATCGCCGACCGGTTCTCCCTGGTCGAGGTCCCGCACGGGGTCGCCGACGAGGTGATCCAGGGGCTGCGCGGCAGCACCATCAAGGGCCGCAAGGCCACCGTGCGGCGGGACCGCGACCGGGACGGCGACGGCGGCGGCGGCGACCGGCGCTTCGACGGCGACCGCCGGGAGCGCCG
- a CDS encoding sensor histidine kinase, giving the protein MTVEPADRRLRRARQLTLLSLATNVGTTLLLPCVGLSREPEPRRVALGVLGLAGFAAAQAAVLHGAVTPWLDGRARRRRHAALAVAALLSLPLVGPVAAGAWPTWAWLGASLVGMSPLLFRPLRALLAAAGVLGASAAVTLATGGPLPTALLVTGGVGAGVAAVTWLQVWFWDLVVEARQGQAARARLAAAEERLRFARDVHDLLGHDLTVIALKAELAERLAPLDAARAGREAAEVRRLAGSALSRVREAVHGYRAVDLAEQLAAVGEVLRSSGVRCTLVPLAGELPAPVAADLAAVLREAGTNVLRHSRADWCRIELTREDGLVTMTVRNDGAASPGPDALSGGLRGLADRLAPAGGTVRAYAEDGVFHLVATVPVPS; this is encoded by the coding sequence ATGACGGTCGAACCGGCGGACCGCCGCCTGCGGCGGGCCCGGCAGCTCACCCTGCTGTCGCTGGCGACGAACGTCGGGACCACCCTGCTGCTGCCCTGCGTCGGGCTCAGCCGGGAGCCGGAGCCGCGACGGGTGGCGCTCGGCGTGCTCGGGCTCGCCGGCTTCGCCGCCGCCCAGGCGGCGGTGCTGCACGGGGCGGTCACTCCCTGGCTCGACGGGCGCGCCCGCCGCCGCCGGCACGCCGCGCTGGCGGTGGCCGCCCTGCTCAGCCTGCCGCTGGTCGGCCCGGTCGCGGCCGGCGCCTGGCCCACCTGGGCGTGGCTGGGCGCGTCCCTGGTCGGCATGTCCCCGCTGCTGTTCCGGCCGCTGCGCGCCCTGCTGGCCGCGGCGGGGGTGCTCGGCGCCTCGGCGGCCGTGACGCTGGCGACCGGCGGGCCGCTGCCCACCGCCCTCCTCGTGACCGGTGGCGTCGGCGCCGGCGTCGCCGCGGTCACCTGGCTCCAGGTCTGGTTCTGGGACCTGGTCGTCGAGGCCCGGCAGGGGCAGGCCGCCCGGGCCCGGCTCGCCGCCGCCGAGGAGCGGCTGCGGTTCGCCCGCGACGTGCACGACCTGCTCGGCCACGACCTCACCGTGATCGCGCTCAAGGCCGAGCTGGCCGAGCGGCTCGCACCCCTCGACGCCGCCCGGGCCGGCCGGGAGGCCGCCGAGGTGCGCCGGCTCGCCGGGTCCGCCCTGAGCCGGGTACGCGAGGCCGTGCACGGCTACCGCGCCGTCGACCTGGCCGAGCAGCTGGCCGCGGTGGGGGAGGTGCTGCGCTCCAGCGGGGTGCGCTGCACCCTGGTGCCGCTGGCCGGCGAGTTGCCCGCGCCGGTCGCCGCCGACCTGGCCGCCGTGCTGCGGGAGGCCGGGACGAACGTGCTGCGGCACAGCCGGGCCGACTGGTGCCGGATCGAACTCACCCGAGAGGACGGCCTCGTGACGATGACCGTACGCAACGACGGCGCCGCGAGCCCCGGCCCGGACGCGCTCAGCGGCGGGCTGCGCGGGCTGGCCGACCGGCTCGCCCCGGCCGGCGGCACCGTCCGGGCGTACGCCGAGGACGGGGTCTTCCACCTGGTGGCGACCGTGCCGGTGCCGTCATGA
- a CDS encoding ArsR/SmtB family transcription factor — MTTRTEGHALAGLATLLADPTRASFCLALLDGRAWTAGELARSAGVAPSTTSDHLTRLVRGGLLVEERQGRHRYVRLADPSVAQLIEDLAGRAPAPAAPPRTLRAASAQASLAYARTCYDHLAGRLGVLVHDALLARGVLDRAGGLALTPAGMGWLADLGVPVEPLRAGRRPLVRDCLDWTERRPHLAGALGAALCRHFLDVGWTTRGAGRALRLTPAGRPALAAALALDPAALAPPSRDTGPARA, encoded by the coding sequence ATGACCACCCGCACCGAGGGCCACGCACTCGCCGGGCTCGCCACGCTGCTCGCCGACCCGACCCGGGCCAGCTTCTGCCTCGCCCTGCTCGACGGGCGGGCCTGGACGGCGGGCGAACTGGCCCGGTCCGCCGGCGTGGCCCCGTCCACCACGAGCGACCACCTGACCCGGCTGGTCCGCGGCGGGCTGCTGGTCGAGGAGCGGCAGGGCCGGCACCGCTACGTCCGCCTCGCCGACCCGTCGGTGGCCCAGCTCATCGAGGACCTGGCCGGCCGGGCGCCCGCCCCGGCGGCGCCGCCCCGCACGCTGCGCGCCGCGTCGGCCCAGGCATCCCTCGCGTACGCCCGGACCTGCTACGACCACCTGGCCGGCCGGCTCGGCGTGCTGGTGCACGACGCCCTGCTGGCCCGGGGCGTGCTCGACCGCGCCGGCGGCCTGGCGCTCACCCCGGCCGGGATGGGCTGGCTGGCCGACCTCGGCGTGCCCGTCGAGCCGCTGAGGGCCGGCCGGCGGCCACTGGTCCGGGACTGCCTCGACTGGACCGAGCGCCGCCCCCACCTGGCCGGCGCGCTCGGCGCCGCGCTGTGCCGGCACTTCCTCGACGTCGGCTGGACGACACGGGGCGCCGGCCGGGCGCTGCGCCTCACCCCGGCCGGCCGCCCCGCCCTGGCCGCCGCCCTCGCGCTCGACCCGGCCGCACTCGCCCCGCCCTCGCGCGACACCGGCCCCGCCCGCGCCTGA